One window of the Nocardia huaxiensis genome contains the following:
- a CDS encoding 3-oxoacyl-ACP synthase codes for MSERVLLGPVATWFPDTTAEVATLAELDALPANRREHALALGIDTVRTADTMAEVDLAAEAALRALDEAGLAATDLDALVLVTGRAPQYLLASEATRLQHRLGASRAFTTAAGDLGCVSVSAAMTLAASLLRGDPHCRTVLLVTAAKTPTRTRYRAPMTLLGDGAAAVLMTTSGPGRWEFVDQIVRSEGKYADLFRIDYRDVGSQDWIEACADEATYSFRLAVESKKRFDAIIPELLRRNGIRDDQVGPMLMQNLSAGAFAFWEEALDRPVDKACRSNLAAYGHLGSMDMLLNLESVAATRASGEYALLLNSSPVAAWSAGLLRRI; via the coding sequence GTGAGCGAACGCGTACTCCTGGGTCCGGTCGCCACCTGGTTCCCGGACACCACCGCCGAAGTCGCCACCCTGGCGGAACTGGACGCCCTCCCCGCGAATCGACGGGAACACGCCCTGGCCCTGGGCATCGACACGGTGCGCACCGCCGACACCATGGCCGAGGTCGACCTGGCCGCCGAGGCGGCGCTGCGGGCACTGGACGAGGCCGGGCTCGCTGCCACCGATCTGGACGCGTTGGTCCTGGTGACCGGCCGGGCACCGCAGTACCTGCTGGCCTCGGAAGCGACCCGGCTGCAACACCGGCTGGGCGCGAGCCGCGCCTTCACCACGGCGGCCGGGGATCTGGGCTGTGTATCCGTCTCCGCCGCAATGACTCTCGCCGCGAGCCTGCTGCGCGGTGATCCGCACTGCCGCACCGTCCTGCTGGTCACAGCGGCGAAGACGCCCACCCGCACCAGGTATCGCGCACCCATGACCCTGCTCGGCGACGGCGCGGCGGCCGTGCTGATGACGACCTCCGGCCCCGGCCGCTGGGAGTTCGTCGACCAGATCGTCCGCAGCGAGGGCAAATACGCGGATCTGTTCCGCATCGACTACCGCGATGTCGGCTCGCAGGACTGGATCGAAGCGTGCGCGGACGAAGCCACCTACTCGTTCCGGCTCGCGGTCGAGAGCAAGAAGCGCTTCGACGCCATCATTCCGGAACTGCTGCGACGGAACGGAATTCGGGACGATCAGGTGGGTCCGATGCTCATGCAGAATCTTTCGGCGGGCGCGTTCGCCTTCTGGGAGGAAGCCCTCGACCGCCCCGTCGACAAGGCTTGCCGAAGCAATCTGGCCGCCTACGGCCATCTCGGTTCGATGGACATGCTGCTCAATCTCGAGTCGGTCGCCGCCACCCGCGCGAGTGGCGAATACGCGCTCCTGTTGAACAGCAGCCCGGTCGCCGCCTGGAGCGCCGGCCTGCTACGGAGGATCTGA
- a CDS encoding HAD-IIIC family phosphatase, with amino-acid sequence MATTVKCLVWDLDDTVWPGVVLESDGGAPKPEALHAIRTLDERGILHAVASRGEPAAATAHLRAHDIEDMFSAIEISWGPKSEAVRRIAEALNIGHDTIAFVDNDPVELAEVAAALPEVRCYPADRIAELPGLPEFTPATATSEARGRRSLYRAERERQASQAEFAGSDADFLASLDLVMTVREAGEADLLRAHELTERTHQLNTTGVTFDLGELRALCASPDHEVLVASLTDRFGGYGTIGLAVTERRGPDAVLLLLLMSCRVMSRGVGTALIAEVVRRAHDAGLRPAAEFVATPLNRVMLVTLRFAGFEVVDTDGERILLACSVPPEHISGTGHVEVVR; translated from the coding sequence ATGGCGACGACAGTGAAATGCCTGGTCTGGGACCTCGACGACACGGTGTGGCCGGGCGTGGTCCTGGAATCCGACGGCGGTGCGCCGAAACCCGAAGCCCTGCACGCGATCCGGACCCTGGACGAGCGCGGCATCCTGCACGCCGTGGCGAGCCGCGGCGAACCGGCCGCCGCCACAGCGCATCTGCGCGCGCACGATATCGAGGACATGTTCTCGGCCATCGAGATCAGCTGGGGCCCGAAGTCGGAAGCCGTCCGGCGGATCGCCGAAGCCCTGAACATCGGCCACGACACCATTGCCTTCGTCGACAACGACCCGGTCGAGCTGGCCGAGGTGGCCGCCGCCCTCCCGGAGGTTCGCTGCTATCCGGCCGACCGGATCGCCGAACTCCCCGGCCTGCCCGAATTCACGCCCGCCACAGCGACATCCGAGGCCCGCGGACGCCGATCGCTGTACCGGGCGGAGCGCGAGCGGCAAGCCTCCCAGGCCGAATTCGCCGGCTCGGACGCGGATTTCCTGGCCTCCCTCGATCTGGTCATGACCGTGCGCGAGGCCGGCGAGGCGGATCTGCTGCGCGCGCACGAGCTGACCGAGCGCACCCACCAGCTCAACACCACCGGTGTCACCTTCGATCTCGGCGAACTGCGCGCCCTGTGCGCCTCCCCCGATCACGAGGTGCTGGTCGCCTCCCTGACCGACCGCTTCGGCGGCTACGGCACGATCGGGCTGGCGGTGACCGAACGACGCGGCCCCGATGCGGTGCTGCTCCTGCTGCTCATGTCCTGCCGCGTCATGTCCCGTGGCGTCGGCACGGCGCTCATCGCCGAGGTGGTGCGCCGCGCACACGACGCGGGCCTGCGTCCGGCGGCGGAATTCGTTGCCACCCCGCTGAATCGGGTCATGCTGGTGACGCTGCGCTTCGCGGGGTTCGAGGTGGTCGACACCGACGGGGAGCGCATCCTGCTCGCCTGTTCGGTCCCGCCCGAGCACATCAGCGGCACCGGTCACGTCGAGGTGGTCCGGTGA
- a CDS encoding AraC family transcriptional regulator produces MDVLSEVLATARTGSPASGMFVRHAPWGRAYPRIESAGFHVVLQGSCWLTRPGADPIALGVGDVAFMPRGVAHDLLDQLDSPVTETAGPSDVRFVEGPGAAATLLCGSYQLATDRTHPMLAELPEVLHIPARLGNHPSVRATVDLLADELTDNRPGSDAAVPPLLELLLLYLLRAWIADTASHEMSGWAAAFADPDVSAALRAIHEAPAHPWTVESLGARAGLSRAAFARRFTTLVGEPPLAYLTRWRMIIAARLLRDTDSPLSTIARHTGYSSEYAFAKAFKREYGTAPGQYRKSATDVLLVGA; encoded by the coding sequence ATGGATGTTCTCAGCGAGGTACTGGCCACCGCGCGCACCGGCAGCCCCGCCTCCGGGATGTTCGTGCGGCACGCCCCGTGGGGCCGCGCGTACCCCCGTATCGAGAGCGCCGGCTTTCACGTCGTCCTGCAGGGCTCGTGCTGGCTCACCAGGCCCGGCGCCGACCCGATCGCGCTGGGCGTCGGCGATGTGGCGTTCATGCCGCGCGGCGTGGCACACGACCTCCTGGATCAGCTGGACTCCCCGGTCACCGAGACGGCAGGCCCGTCCGACGTACGTTTCGTCGAAGGCCCCGGCGCCGCCGCCACCCTGCTCTGCGGCTCCTATCAACTGGCGACCGACCGCACCCACCCGATGCTGGCCGAACTCCCCGAGGTGCTGCACATCCCCGCCCGCCTCGGCAATCACCCCTCCGTCCGCGCCACCGTGGACCTGCTCGCCGACGAACTCACCGATAATCGCCCCGGCAGCGACGCCGCAGTGCCCCCGCTCCTGGAACTCCTGCTCCTCTACCTCCTCCGGGCTTGGATAGCCGACACCGCCTCGCACGAAATGTCCGGCTGGGCAGCGGCTTTCGCCGACCCCGACGTGTCGGCCGCCTTGCGCGCCATCCACGAGGCCCCCGCCCACCCCTGGACCGTCGAATCCCTCGGCGCCCGCGCCGGCCTCAGCCGCGCCGCCTTCGCCCGCCGCTTCACCACCCTCGTGGGCGAGCCACCGCTGGCCTACCTCACCCGCTGGCGCATGATCATCGCCGCCCGCCTGCTGCGCGACACCGACTCCCCGCTGTCCACCATCGCCCGCCACACCGGCTACAGCTCCGAATACGCCTTCGCCAAAGCCTTCAAACGCGAATACGGCACCGCCCCGGGCCAATACCGAAAGTCCGCCACCGACGTGCTGCTGGTGGGGGCGTGA
- a CDS encoding amino acid adenylation domain-containing protein codes for MNHTDLLSGLLHQFERVPERTAVVVGERSLTYGELDTATLALARRLLAAGVRPGQTVVIFQQQNLDSVIGMLAALRAAAAWSIIEPGHGGEQSLAAVLETLDCGAVIIDGGDPLTPGSAAAALADATGGPALIDIAAQANPPELALPAAPPLRAPAYAITTSGSTGVPKAVVVSRANLATLIGSRNYAYTDGELVTFSAMRLIWDGSLMGFAWALAVGGTSVLPEARMLRDVEAVAELAGRHQVSHLVATPSFYRLLLPRLAGLRPTLRRVTLGGEAVSVRLVEEHREVLPAVALHNEYGPTEATVTCILHVVADTPRQIVPIGKPTEGTTAHILDDTLRPVRRGTRGDLYLGGEQIADGYAARPGLTALRFVADPFATVPGARMYRTGDLARMDAHGDIEFHGRADSQVKVRGVRIERGAVEAVLEDHPAVREAVVLPVTDVDDTVYLAAFWVPMDGGTVTPAPSVLAEFCGERLVPEAVPARFVTLDALPIAAGSSKLDEAALRALLTTATVRQPISRDDWSDPEREVGDIWSQVLLHDEFDREDRFLDVGGNSHRVVALHMRLEARWPGAISVGLLFDLDTVAAQAAALPADPAHPAESADSAQSIPLAFEV; via the coding sequence GTGAACCACACCGATCTGCTGAGCGGGCTGCTGCACCAGTTCGAGCGGGTGCCCGAGCGCACCGCGGTCGTAGTGGGGGAGCGGTCCCTCACTTACGGCGAACTCGACACCGCGACACTGGCTCTCGCGCGTCGCCTGCTCGCGGCCGGGGTGCGACCCGGCCAGACGGTCGTCATCTTCCAGCAGCAGAACCTGGACAGCGTGATCGGCATGCTCGCGGCCCTGCGCGCCGCCGCGGCCTGGAGCATCATCGAACCCGGGCACGGCGGCGAGCAGTCCCTGGCCGCGGTGCTCGAGACGCTGGACTGCGGCGCGGTGATCATCGACGGTGGTGATCCGCTCACGCCGGGCAGCGCGGCGGCGGCCCTGGCCGACGCGACGGGCGGCCCCGCACTGATCGACATTGCCGCACAGGCGAATCCGCCTGAGCTCGCGCTGCCCGCCGCACCGCCCCTGCGGGCCCCGGCCTACGCGATCACCACCTCCGGCTCCACCGGCGTCCCGAAGGCCGTGGTCGTCTCCCGCGCGAACCTGGCCACCCTCATCGGTTCCCGCAACTACGCCTACACCGACGGTGAACTGGTCACCTTCTCGGCCATGCGGCTCATCTGGGACGGCTCCCTCATGGGTTTCGCCTGGGCGCTCGCGGTCGGCGGCACCAGCGTGCTGCCCGAGGCCCGGATGCTGCGCGATGTCGAGGCCGTCGCCGAACTCGCTGGCCGCCACCAGGTTTCGCATCTGGTCGCGACACCGTCGTTCTATCGGCTGCTGCTGCCGCGACTGGCCGGGCTGCGGCCCACCCTGCGCCGCGTGACCCTGGGCGGTGAGGCGGTCTCGGTGCGCCTGGTGGAGGAACACCGTGAGGTGCTGCCCGCCGTGGCCCTGCACAATGAGTACGGCCCGACCGAAGCGACGGTCACCTGCATCCTGCACGTCGTCGCGGACACCCCGCGACAGATCGTGCCCATCGGCAAGCCGACCGAGGGCACCACCGCCCACATCCTGGACGACACACTGCGGCCGGTCCGGCGCGGCACCCGCGGTGACCTGTATCTGGGCGGCGAGCAGATCGCCGACGGCTATGCGGCCCGGCCGGGCCTGACCGCGCTGCGATTCGTGGCCGATCCCTTCGCCACCGTGCCGGGCGCGCGCATGTATCGCACCGGCGACCTGGCCCGCATGGACGCCCACGGCGACATCGAATTCCACGGCCGCGCCGACAGTCAGGTGAAGGTGCGCGGCGTGCGCATCGAACGCGGCGCGGTGGAGGCGGTGCTGGAAGATCACCCCGCCGTGCGCGAGGCGGTGGTGCTGCCCGTCACCGATGTCGACGACACCGTGTACCTGGCCGCGTTCTGGGTGCCGATGGACGGCGGGACGGTCACGCCCGCGCCCAGCGTGCTGGCCGAGTTCTGCGGCGAACGGCTGGTGCCCGAGGCGGTTCCGGCGCGGTTCGTCACCCTCGACGCACTGCCGATCGCGGCGGGCAGCAGCAAACTGGACGAAGCCGCGCTGCGTGCGCTGCTGACCACAGCCACTGTGCGGCAGCCGATCTCGCGCGACGACTGGTCGGATCCGGAACGTGAAGTCGGCGACATCTGGTCCCAGGTGCTGCTGCACGACGAGTTCGACCGCGAGGACCGCTTCCTCGACGTGGGCGGCAACTCCCATCGCGTGGTCGCCCTGCACATGCGCCTGGAGGCGCGCTGGCCGGGAGCCATCTCGGTGGGCCTGCTGTTCGACCTGGACACCGTGGCCGCGCAGGCCGCCGCGCTGCCCGCCGACCCGGCGCACCCCGCCGAATCCGCGGACAGCGCGCAGAGCATCCCCCTGGCATTCGAGGTGTGA
- a CDS encoding phthiocerol/phthiodiolone dimycocerosyl transferase family protein: protein MSAGRIRSLAPSEQIFAMAGAYIGYSVRVRGELDIAALTTAFALLRRRYPVLAAVLEPEGGGHAIVARPGPLPGVVVTTGEIGAPMSGVCADQTRALSGLHVALDGERAAVTLFTHHSIADGYHSFALLADLWSLYTDTVGGNPVDAIVWDYPQSLEQMLAERGIVKADNGIAAEPVEQGAAGETPAPVIPGPAVADRVFTSAAARFRLSADATAALLAYARSHETTLNGVVSAAIMRVESELRGIAPERIKYSYPVNLRTRVEPIVPDQAATDPLGFAEFVPSGDLTDLAALARAVTDALRKGLDSQEIHQAGLSFFDNMSAAIARLMQLPEDERPIAVVSTNWGLVPPLRSPAGLEFDDFRSVMNEPPFDPDAPIGPPGTWILSSFQDRLAIELRGPFDAETAQKRVAAVESVLLTLD, encoded by the coding sequence GTGTCTGCTGGTCGTATCCGTTCCCTCGCCCCCAGTGAGCAGATCTTCGCCATGGCGGGCGCCTATATCGGCTACTCCGTGCGCGTGCGCGGAGAGCTGGATATCGCCGCGCTGACAACGGCGTTCGCGCTGCTACGGCGACGGTACCCGGTGCTGGCGGCGGTGCTGGAACCGGAGGGCGGCGGGCATGCGATCGTGGCCCGGCCCGGACCGCTGCCGGGGGTCGTGGTCACCACGGGCGAGATCGGCGCGCCGATGTCCGGCGTGTGCGCCGATCAGACCCGGGCGCTGTCGGGATTGCATGTGGCGCTCGACGGGGAGCGGGCCGCGGTCACGCTGTTCACCCATCACAGCATTGCCGATGGCTATCACTCGTTCGCGCTGCTGGCGGATCTGTGGTCGCTCTACACGGATACGGTGGGCGGCAATCCGGTGGACGCCATCGTGTGGGACTATCCGCAGTCGCTGGAGCAGATGCTCGCCGAGCGCGGGATCGTCAAGGCGGACAACGGCATTGCGGCCGAACCCGTCGAACAGGGCGCCGCGGGCGAGACACCCGCACCCGTGATCCCGGGTCCCGCCGTCGCCGATCGCGTATTCACCAGCGCCGCAGCACGATTCCGGTTGTCCGCCGACGCCACCGCGGCGCTGCTCGCCTACGCGCGCAGCCACGAGACGACCCTCAACGGTGTGGTGTCCGCCGCGATCATGCGGGTGGAGTCCGAACTGCGGGGAATCGCTCCGGAGCGAATCAAATACAGCTATCCGGTCAACCTGCGCACCCGGGTGGAGCCGATCGTGCCGGATCAGGCCGCCACCGACCCGCTGGGGTTCGCGGAGTTCGTTCCTTCCGGCGACCTCACCGACCTGGCCGCCCTCGCCCGCGCGGTCACGGACGCGCTGCGAAAAGGCTTGGACAGCCAGGAGATACATCAGGCCGGACTGTCGTTCTTCGACAATATGTCCGCGGCGATCGCACGCCTCATGCAGCTGCCGGAGGACGAGCGTCCCATCGCGGTGGTCTCCACCAACTGGGGCCTCGTACCCCCGCTGCGGTCGCCCGCCGGGCTCGAATTCGACGACTTCCGCAGCGTCATGAACGAGCCGCCCTTCGATCCGGACGCACCGATCGGCCCGCCCGGCACCTGGATCCTGTCGTCGTTCCAAGATCGCCTGGCCATCGAGCTGCGCGGTCCCTTCGACGCCGAGACGGCCCAGAAACGCGTCGCCGCAGTGGAATCCGTGCTGCTCACCCTGGATTAG
- a CDS encoding acyl carrier protein: MFVEDLEQAVRHRAELTKELLTYFGSMAEIELSPDDDIFALGLVNSLRALEIVVHIENTYGIAVEVDDLELDNFRSAARAAAFVERKRGGVSHS, from the coding sequence ATGTTCGTGGAGGACCTGGAGCAGGCGGTGCGCCATCGCGCGGAGTTGACGAAGGAGCTGCTGACCTACTTCGGGTCCATGGCGGAGATCGAATTGTCGCCCGACGACGATATTTTCGCGCTCGGACTGGTGAATTCGCTGCGCGCGCTGGAGATCGTCGTCCACATCGAGAACACCTACGGCATCGCCGTCGAGGTCGACGATCTCGAGCTGGACAATTTCCGGAGCGCCGCACGCGCGGCCGCGTTCGTCGAACGCAAGCGGGGCGGTGTCAGCCACTCGTGA
- a CDS encoding acyl-CoA dehydrogenase family protein, with translation MIAVDELVAAAASEGARWDHDGLPDEMITLAAAKGVLGADRPATFGGAGLDSRELGELAATLGHACTSLRSLLTVHGMVAAAVDRWGTAAQRRQWLPRLATGELVGALAATEAGAGTELSAVATTFAPDGNDVLVSGTKLWVTFGQRADVFLVLGREPRGLCAALVDRDRPGVTVAPAESGLGLRGTRLATIGFDRVRIPATQLIAPPGFGLSHVIGTALDHGRYTVAWGCVGLARACLDDAAAHAAARVQGDTALSGHQLVRAALGRSWAEVEGAQALCARAADTRGAGSPEALIATIAAKYAAAGVAATVSERAVQILGAAGCAPDSRIGRFYRDAKVMQIIEGAQEVAEVTMGEHVLRGAR, from the coding sequence GTGATCGCAGTCGACGAGCTCGTAGCGGCCGCGGCATCGGAGGGGGCGCGGTGGGACCACGACGGCCTGCCCGACGAGATGATCACGCTCGCCGCCGCGAAGGGCGTACTCGGTGCGGACCGGCCCGCGACATTCGGTGGCGCGGGACTGGATTCGCGCGAACTCGGGGAATTGGCCGCGACGCTCGGGCACGCGTGCACCAGCTTGCGGTCGTTGCTGACAGTGCACGGAATGGTTGCCGCGGCGGTGGACCGATGGGGTACGGCCGCACAGCGGCGGCAGTGGCTGCCCCGGCTCGCCACCGGGGAACTCGTCGGGGCGCTGGCGGCGACCGAGGCCGGGGCCGGAACCGAACTGTCCGCTGTCGCCACGACTTTCGCGCCGGACGGGAATGACGTCCTGGTCTCCGGCACCAAGCTGTGGGTGACCTTCGGCCAGCGGGCGGATGTGTTCCTCGTGCTCGGCAGGGAGCCACGCGGACTGTGCGCCGCCCTGGTGGACCGCGACCGTCCCGGCGTGACCGTGGCCCCGGCCGAAAGCGGGCTGGGCCTGCGCGGCACGCGTTTGGCGACCATCGGTTTCGACCGCGTGCGCATCCCCGCCACCCAGTTGATCGCACCGCCGGGATTCGGGCTCTCCCATGTCATCGGCACCGCACTGGATCACGGCCGCTACACCGTGGCCTGGGGCTGCGTCGGGCTCGCCCGCGCGTGCCTGGACGACGCGGCCGCCCATGCCGCGGCCCGCGTCCAGGGTGACACCGCCCTGTCCGGCCATCAGCTGGTCCGCGCCGCGCTTGGCCGCAGCTGGGCGGAAGTCGAAGGCGCACAAGCACTCTGCGCACGTGCGGCCGACACCCGCGGTGCCGGATCGCCCGAGGCGCTGATCGCCACCATCGCCGCCAAATACGCCGCGGCCGGTGTCGCCGCCACGGTGAGCGAACGCGCCGTGCAGATACTCGGCGCGGCCGGGTGCGCACCGGACAGCCGGATCGGGCGGTTCTATCGCGACGCCAAAGTCATGCAAATCATCGAGGGAGCACAGGAGGTCGCCGAGGTGACCATGGGAGAGCACGTTTTGCGAGGTGCGCGGTGA